GGCCGGTGCTCCCTCCGTACTGTTCGACTGCGTCTTGCTCGCGCCAATGGAAGAAGACATGGAGATGCTGCTGTCTCAAGCCGCCGCAATCGATTGGGTCCGCGACGCATTTAGTCACTTGAAAGTGATCGGCTACAACGAAGCGGCTGAAGCCCTGATCGAACGGAGCTGCAGCGACGCCAAAGACGATCCTGGAGTCGTATTCGTGGAGGACTGTGACTTCACCAGCTTTGTGAAAAAGGCCAAGCAACACCGCATCTGGCAACGAGAACCATCACTCCGCTAGGCCAAGACGCTTCAGCAAACGATGGCGCGGGGGCGTTGGGTCGCTAAGGAGAACGGGAAATGCGCCGGTGCGAGTTCACCGGCGTTTTGTTCTCATCGTGGCGGCAGGTAACGTCTTCAACCACCGAAAGGAATACAATGAATTTGGGACTTAACGGCAAGCTGGCACTGGTGACGGGATCAACGTCCGGCATCGGCAAAGCGATTGCAAAAACGTTGGCAGCGGAAGGTGCTCAGGTCGTGATCAACGGCCGCAGCCAGAAATCTGTCGATGCTGCACTAAACGATCTACAACTTGGCGACCGGGCTATCGGAGTCCCAGCCGACCTCGGCACCGCGGAAGGCTGTGCGACGCTGATCGAAAAAACGAATGCGCATGGAACGATCGATATCCTGATCAACAACGCTGGGATCTTTCAACCACAGGAATTTTCAGCGATCAGTGACGACGACTGGCAACGGTTCTACGACGTGAATGTGATGAGCGGCATTCGACTCTCGCGAGCCTTGATGGAACCCATGAAGCAGCAGGGCTGGGGAAGGATCGTATTCATTTCCAGTGAATCAGCGATCAATATCCCTGTCGAAATGATCCACTACGGCATGACAAAGACCGCACAACTGGCAGTCTCACGCGGCCTGGCAAAAACACTGAAGGCCACAGGTGTCACCGTCAACTGCGTGTTGCCGGGGCCAACGTGGAGCGAAGGGGTTGAGCAATTCGTGAAGGATGTTGCAGGGGATAGTGACCTCGCGAAAACTAAGGAAGCATTCTTCAAAGAGAATCGGCCATCGTCGCTGATCCAACGGTTTGCAGACGTGAACGAAGTCGCAGCAACGGTGGCATTCTTGTGCAGTCAACAGGCGGCTGCCACCACCGGGTCTGCTGTGCGCTGCGACGGCGGCATCGTGGACACCTGCTTCTGACGAGTCCGCTGCGCAACGATAGTCACAACAATGCGGGAACGCCCTGACGCCCATGCGACCTGACTGATCGGCCAACTACCACGCACCCGGTGGCCTGCGTCTTCACGCGGGTCCTGCTTCAAGGCGTTTTTGCTTTGTCGGCTGGATCGGACAATTGGCACGGTTGCTGCAACCGCAGTTGCGCATCTTTGAATTCACGCACCCCGATCAATACGGAAAGTCCCATGAGTATCACGAGCATCAATCCGGCCACCGGCGAAACGTTGAAGACCTACGAACCGCTCACGAAAGAGCAGACCATGGATAAGGTCGCGGCAGCTCAGAAAGCCTTCGCAGACTGGCAGGAAACCACGTTCGACCACCGTAAGAGCATTCTGCTGACGTTCGCAAAGGCCCTGCGGGAGCGGACCGACGAGTGTGCAAAGCTGATCACGGTCGAGATGGGCAAGCGAATCGCGGAAGCTCGCAAAGAAATTCTGTTCTGTGCGGAAATCACTGAGTTCTACGCCAACGGTGCGGAAGAATTCCTGGCGAATCAGCCAATGGATACAGACGACGCGGAGGCGTACATTCAGTACGCACCGATCGGTGTTCTGATGGGTGTTATGCCGTGGAACTTTCCGTTTTATCAGGTCGTCCGCTATGCGATGCCGAACATAATGGCGGGCAACACGGTGCTGGTGAAACACGCTGGCAATGTGCCTCAATGTGCCGAAAAGATTCAGAATCTCTTTGACGAAAGTGGACTGCCGGAAGGTGTGTTTACAAACTTGCTGATTCCCACTGAGTTTGTGGAAACCATTATTGAGGATGATCGCATTCAAGGCGTGTCGCTCACCGGCAGCGAACGCGCAGGAGCTGCCGTAGCCGCTGCCGCGGGAAAGAACCTAAAACGATCCGTTCTGGAACTCGGTGGCAACGACCCGTTTATCGTGCTGGAAGATGCTGACCTCGACGCCGTTGTCGAAATGGCGGTGAAGGGCCGAATGGTAAATACGGGGCAGAGTTGCGTCGCCGCCAAACGCTTCATTGTCGTTGAATCTTTGGCTGACGATTTTCTGTCGGCGTTCAAGTCGAAGCTCGCAGACATGAAGCTCGGCGATCCTATCGACGAAGACACCGAAGTCGGGCCGCTTTCCACGGAGTCTGCTGCAGACAACCTGGACAAGCAGGTTCAATCCGCTATCAACGCCGGAGCGACCGTGGTGCTGGGTGGTGACCGGCCAGACTGCAAAGGTGCCTTCTTCAATCCGACGATTCTCACTGACGTCACACCGGATATGCCGACGTACGATCAGGAATTGTTTGGGCCTGTTGCTACCGTTTACGTAGTGAAAGACGAAGCCGCTGCCATCAAACTGGCGAACGATTCTTCCTACGGATTAGGCGGTTCGGTGTACACGAAAGATATCGAACGAGGTCGGAAAGTGGCTGAACAGATCGATACCGGTATGATGTTTATCAACCAGCCAACTCAGTCTCAGGCGGACCTCCCGTTTGGAGGAACGAAGAATTCCGGCTACGGTCGCGAACTTTCGCATCTCGGCATTCTTGAATTCGTCAACAAGAAGCTAATTCACACAGGCTCAAGGTCTTAGTCCGTGAACTCAATCTGCCAGCAGCAGCCACCCGCGTGCGTGAAAGTTATGTCTGGCACATTGTGGGAAACAGGCCCGTCCGTTATGTCGCTTCACAGGAACACCGATGCCCGAAGGTGACACACTTCGACGACTCGCCGACATGCTGGCAGCGCGATTCGTTGGCCAGGAGGTCGTCGGGAACCTGTTTCGACACCCGCGATATTCCACGTCGGATTTCACCGGTGCGACGCTCACGAGTGTTGATTCGCGTGGCAAACATTTGTTGATGAGATTCTCGAATGGGTACACGGTCCACGTCCATCTTCGGATGACGGGAGCCGTCTACCCGCGTTTCCCGAGAGAAATCCGTGCTCATCGCCGCAAGTTCGAAATTGAGATGACAGATGGATGGATCGTGGCTGTCGACATCCCAATTCTCGGCATCATGCGGACGAAAGACGAACGCCATGCGGTTGGCCACTTAGGGCCCGACATCTGCGGTCACTATGACCACGACCTCGCCATACAGCAGCTTTCGTCCGCCGGAGATGTTCCAATTTCGCAGGCAATGCTGGATCAGCGCGTGGTTGCAGGGTTCGGAAATATCTACGCCGTGGAAACCCCCTTCATCACCGGCATCAATCCGAACACATTCGTCAGTTCGCTTTCCAATGTCGAAGCTCTGTTGTCGATTGGTGTGGGGCTGATACGCACGAATGCTCGCCGAGGTCCTCAGAACACGACCGGGCGAAATATTCACCTCACGAATCACTGGGTACTAAGCAGCGAGATCAGACGCTGCAAGGTCTGCGGAAGCGATCTGGTGAAACGCAGCGGTCGCGAAACCGCGTGGACCCGCCGCACGTCCTGGTGTGAACAATGCCAGCCACTCACCAACACAGAAGTTGACCTCACCCGCGCGGCGAAATTGTTGGCCGGGCACCCTTGCCGAAAGATCGTCGACCTGAAGACAGGCAAGCTGCTTGTCCCCGTGAATGAACCGGTTGTTGCCGCCGCGTTGCGCACAAATGAAGGTGGCATGAAGAGGTCTCGATAGCTGCCGCCTAAACCACGAAATGGGTCCCTGTAGAACGGGGAGCGATGCAACAGTGAGGCACCGAGGTTTCCTTCGCTGCACTCAGTCCAACCCCGGCCACGCTCAACGGAACCGCGTTTCAGATTGGTCGGGAGTTATTTAGGCCGGCCCACCGTCGTCAGGTTTATTCGCCAAAGCCAGTTAGTTGAGCGGCCAGACGCAAGTCGCTTGCGAGTTCCAGCAACATTTCGTTGCGACGTGTTTGTGACGGCTGACGCAGGATCGCAGATGGGTGCCATGTTCCGATGGTGTTTTCGCAGTGCCGTGTCTTCTGAGGTACTGCTCGATGCTTCGTTACTCGGAATTCCGGCCCGATGATTTGTCGGGCGGCAGTGGCGCCGAGACAGACGATAACTTGTGGCTGGACGAGTTCGATTTCTGCTTCCACCCACGGCTTGCAGGCGGTCACTTCTCGCACATCCGGATTGCTGTGCAGGCGGCGCTTTCCGCTCAGATTGTATTTGAAGTGCTTCACCGAATTTGTGACGTAGATTCTGTCTCGCGAGATACCGACTTTCGCGAGTGCTTCGTCCAGAATTTTACCAGCCGGTCCCACAAACGGCCGGCCGACCAGATCTTCCTGATCACCAGGCTGTTCGCCGATCAGCATTAGACCTGAATCTACTGGGCCTTCGCCAAAAACGGTCTGAGTTGCATGCTCGTGCAGGTCACAGCCTTTGCACCCGGCCGCGGCAGCACGAAGTGCGTCGAAGGTGAGCGTCTGTGGCAGGAAGTCAGCGGCCGAAGTCGCGAAGCCTTCCTGACGAGCGATCATTTCGGCAACCCGCCGAGGTGCGTCGGCCAGAAGGTCGGGGATGATGTCGGTTTCCGGAAGCGTGGGCCAATGACGCGTCGGCATTTCCTGAGTCATCATCTTCAACTTGATGCGCGCCGGATTAAAGATCGATCCGTAGTAGGTTTTCCACAGGTCTTCAAGCTCGTCACCCTGCGGTGCCTCACTGGCTGCTGCGCCCGGCCCGTAATTTAGTTGCTGAAGGTCCCAGTGCACGGATTCCGAAGGTGTCAGAATTGTCCAGCACATGCTGGGAAAGCGACGAGCGAAAAAAGGAGCGGTTAGCCGGACGATACGAAATTCGGGGCGATGCCATGCCACAAAATGCTCACCTTCCGGCGATTCGACTTTGCGGAAGCGGACGAACGCTTTCATCTTGTGCGCATCGCGACGAACGGCTTTCTCCATCATTACCAGACGATGCACGTCGTCGTCTGTCGTGACTTCCAGCAATCGAGGTTCTCCGTGAGTCATCCGCCACAGCGTGCGATACAACCGTTCCCAGCGATCCGGGGCAGTGTGGCAGGCAATACGTTCGGCCGCCTGCAAAAACGACTTCGGAATTCGGAACACGACTGGCGACTTAGAGTCTGCAGGCGGTGGCAATGCCTCCGAATCATCAGTGGCGTCAAACAGACTCGGACTGCGGTCTGTGTCACCAAAAACGACGCCAGACGGCGGAACGTGGCGGGCAAGCAACCCTCGACAGACGGTTCGCCATTCTTCGAATGTGCTGGCCTTAACAAACTGCATCACACCTCGCCCGATTTGGCAGAAGCGTGAGCATCAAACAGCGTGAGTTGCCGTGGCTGCTGGACAAATTGTTGCTTTAAGTGCAGGTCGTCCAGCTTTTTCAGACCGGGGTTATGATCCGCCGTCACCACAAAGTGAGCCGTGCGTTTCCACGCCACGCGAAGCTTTTTCAAATCAGCCACCTGCAGCGCGTGGTGCTGTCGAATTTTTAATATGCGAGCTACGCTTTTCGCGCCAATGCCTGGAATTCTCAGCAGTTCCTCACGAGGAGCGAGATTAACATCAACGGGAAAGTACTCCCGATGCGCCAGCGCCCATGCCAGCTTGGGGTCAACGTCCAGCGATAGGTTGCGGTCCGCTTCTGCAACCAGTTCGTTGGCATCGAAACCGTAGAATCTCAGAAGCCAGTCGGCCTGGTAGAGGCGATGTTCGCGAACCAGCGGAGGACTCTTGCCGGGCAGTCTGGCATCAGCGTGTGGGATCGGGCTGTAGGCCGAATAGTAGACTCGCCGCAGGTCGTGGTTGTTGTACAGCGATGAGGCCGTTTGAAGAATTTCCAGATCCGGCGTGGGCGTGGCACCGACAATCATCTGAGTACTCTGGCCCGCAGGGGCGAACTTCGGCACTTTGAAACCCGCCTTCTTCTCCGTTTTGAACTCGTCGATTCGCCCCTTGATGGTGCCCATCGCATGAGTAATCTCCGGTTCCTTCTTTTCCGGAGCAAGCTGCTGCAGGTCTCCCGCCGTCGGCAGTTCGACATTTACACTCAGGCGATCCGCCCAGCGTCCCGCGTCGGCCAGCAAATCGTCAGACGCGCCGGGAATGGACTTCAAGTGAATGTAGCCTCCAAATCGGTGCTTCGTTCGCAACGTCATCGCGACCAGATTCATCTGCTCCATGGTGTAATCGGGCGACTGGATGATCCCGGAACTTAAAAACAGCCCCTCGATATAGTTCCGCTGATAGAACTGAATTGTGAGATCCACAATTTCGTCGGTCGTGAAGCGAGCCCGAGGCGTGTCGCTGCTGACTCGGTTGACGCAATATTGACAGTCGTAGATGCAGTAGTTCGTCATAAGGATTTTGAGCAGCGAAACGCATCTGCCATCCGGCGTGTAGCTGTGACAGATCCCCATGCCCTCAGTACTGCCCAGCTTGCTTCCTTGGCGAGTTCCCTTCGACCCGCTGCTGGCGCAGGATGCATCGTACTTGGCGGCGTCGGCAAGAATTTTGAGTTTCGTCTGAACGTCCTGCGACATCGTCAATTGTTTCTTCTTAGGGGGCCACTCATCCGTTGTTGTGCCGTCCATTCTCACACGCCATCGGTGACAGGCAAGTAGTTTGTTTGACCATGCCGAAACGCGCCTATACTCAACTGGTGAAACTCGTTTTCGCTGGCCGCCCGTCAATCAATTTGGCCGCCGAGCGGTCTACGAAACGGGAAAAGCGTGAGCAAACCGCGTCACTGCGGCGGCATGCAATGTGCAACCAATGCACGCGGCAAATTGCTGGCCACGCAATCTACAAAACGGAACCTTTCTGAGGGCTTTTGCACGTGACGTTGCTAACGGAATCGGACCATGGTCTCTACTGCCCTCGCGGCAGGTTTTATGTCGATCCGTGGCAACCAGTCGAACGAGCCGTCGTGACGCACGCGCACGCAGACCATGCTCGGCCGGGTTCGCAGGCGTACCTCGCAGCGAAAGCTGGCGAACACATTCTGAGGACTCGTTTGCCCGACGTAGCGTCGTTTCAATTTGTGGAATACGGCTCGACGGTTTCCATGAACGGCGTCAACGTGTCGCTACATCCTGCCGGGCACATGACGGGGTCGGCTCAGGTGCGCATGGAATACCGCGGTGAAGTCGTCGTTGTGACGGGCGATTACAAGCGGCAGGCCGACCCGACCTGTGCTGCGTTTGAACCGATCAAATGCCACACGTTCGTCACCGAATCGACATTCGGTCTGCCAATCTACCGCTGGAAAAATCCGCAAGCCGTATTCGATGACATCAACCAATGGTGGCGAACCAACCAACAGGCGGGACGGACGAGTGTGCTGTTCACGTATGCCGTAGGGAAGAGCCAGAGAATACTTTCCGGGATCGACACCAGCATCGGCCCGGTGTTCGCTCACGGAGCAATTCTGAAAGCGAACGCCGCCTATCGACGCTGCGGAGTCGAGTTGCCGGAGGCGGGTAACATCTTAGAGCAGGACAAAACGTTCGACTGGTCTCGCACGCTGGTGCTTGCTCCGCCGAGTGCTCGTGGCAGCACGTGGCTACGGCGGTTCGGCAATGTGTCGATGGCAATGGCTTCAGGCTGGATGGGCGTGCGAGGCATCCGGCGTCGGCGAGTGGTCGATCGCGGCTTCGTCATTTCGGATCACGTCGACTGGCCCGACCTGATGCAAACGATCAAGGAAACTGAAGCCGAAAATGTGTGGGTCACACATGGCTACTCGGCCCAGGTAGCGCGTCACCTTCAACAGCAAGGTGTCGCAGCGAAAGTCATCAAGACAGAATTTCGCGGCGAAGTCGAAGAGGCGGAATCGCCATGAAGCGTTTTAGCCAACTGTATACAAGTCTGGACGCAACCACGAAGACAACCGGAAAAACGGCAGTCCTGGTGGACTACTTCTCTGAAGCTGATCCGGCGGATGCGGCCTGGGCCATCTATTTCCTGAGCGGGAAAAAACTTCAGCGGCTGGTCCCGATGAAGTTGCTTCGAACGTGGTCGGCCGAAGTCGCCGGAATCGAAGACTGGATGTTCGACGAATGCTATGAAGTTGTCGGCGACCTTGCAGAAGTTATGGCGCTGATTTTGCCGGCACCTCAGTCGCAGTCTGATGTCCCGTTGCACGAATGGGTAACCCAAAGGCTGCTGCCTTTGAAGAAGCTTTGCGAACCCGAACAACGTTCTGCGATGGTGGAATA
This DNA window, taken from Fuerstiella marisgermanici, encodes the following:
- a CDS encoding NAD-dependent succinate-semialdehyde dehydrogenase, with amino-acid sequence MSITSINPATGETLKTYEPLTKEQTMDKVAAAQKAFADWQETTFDHRKSILLTFAKALRERTDECAKLITVEMGKRIAEARKEILFCAEITEFYANGAEEFLANQPMDTDDAEAYIQYAPIGVLMGVMPWNFPFYQVVRYAMPNIMAGNTVLVKHAGNVPQCAEKIQNLFDESGLPEGVFTNLLIPTEFVETIIEDDRIQGVSLTGSERAGAAVAAAAGKNLKRSVLELGGNDPFIVLEDADLDAVVEMAVKGRMVNTGQSCVAAKRFIVVESLADDFLSAFKSKLADMKLGDPIDEDTEVGPLSTESAADNLDKQVQSAINAGATVVLGGDRPDCKGAFFNPTILTDVTPDMPTYDQELFGPVATVYVVKDEAAAIKLANDSSYGLGGSVYTKDIERGRKVAEQIDTGMMFINQPTQSQADLPFGGTKNSGYGRELSHLGILEFVNKKLIHTGSRS
- a CDS encoding ligase-associated DNA damage response exonuclease; the encoded protein is MTLLTESDHGLYCPRGRFYVDPWQPVERAVVTHAHADHARPGSQAYLAAKAGEHILRTRLPDVASFQFVEYGSTVSMNGVNVSLHPAGHMTGSAQVRMEYRGEVVVVTGDYKRQADPTCAAFEPIKCHTFVTESTFGLPIYRWKNPQAVFDDINQWWRTNQQAGRTSVLFTYAVGKSQRILSGIDTSIGPVFAHGAILKANAAYRRCGVELPEAGNILEQDKTFDWSRTLVLAPPSARGSTWLRRFGNVSMAMASGWMGVRGIRRRRVVDRGFVISDHVDWPDLMQTIKETEAENVWVTHGYSAQVARHLQQQGVAAKVIKTEFRGEVEEAESP
- a CDS encoding SDR family NAD(P)-dependent oxidoreductase yields the protein MNLGLNGKLALVTGSTSGIGKAIAKTLAAEGAQVVINGRSQKSVDAALNDLQLGDRAIGVPADLGTAEGCATLIEKTNAHGTIDILINNAGIFQPQEFSAISDDDWQRFYDVNVMSGIRLSRALMEPMKQQGWGRIVFISSESAINIPVEMIHYGMTKTAQLAVSRGLAKTLKATGVTVNCVLPGPTWSEGVEQFVKDVAGDSDLAKTKEAFFKENRPSSLIQRFADVNEVAATVAFLCSQQAAATTGSAVRCDGGIVDTCF
- a CDS encoding putative DNA modification/repair radical SAM protein, which translates into the protein MDGTTTDEWPPKKKQLTMSQDVQTKLKILADAAKYDASCASSGSKGTRQGSKLGSTEGMGICHSYTPDGRCVSLLKILMTNYCIYDCQYCVNRVSSDTPRARFTTDEIVDLTIQFYQRNYIEGLFLSSGIIQSPDYTMEQMNLVAMTLRTKHRFGGYIHLKSIPGASDDLLADAGRWADRLSVNVELPTAGDLQQLAPEKKEPEITHAMGTIKGRIDEFKTEKKAGFKVPKFAPAGQSTQMIVGATPTPDLEILQTASSLYNNHDLRRVYYSAYSPIPHADARLPGKSPPLVREHRLYQADWLLRFYGFDANELVAEADRNLSLDVDPKLAWALAHREYFPVDVNLAPREELLRIPGIGAKSVARILKIRQHHALQVADLKKLRVAWKRTAHFVVTADHNPGLKKLDDLHLKQQFVQQPRQLTLFDAHASAKSGEV
- a CDS encoding UdgX family uracil-DNA binding protein (This protein belongs to the uracil DNA glycosylase superfamily, members of which act in excision repair of DNA. However, it belongs more specifically to UdgX branch, whose founding member was found to bind uracil in DNA (where it does not belong), without cleaving it, appears to promote DNA repair by a pathway involving RecA, rather than base excision.), with the translated sequence MQFVKASTFEEWRTVCRGLLARHVPPSGVVFGDTDRSPSLFDATDDSEALPPPADSKSPVVFRIPKSFLQAAERIACHTAPDRWERLYRTLWRMTHGEPRLLEVTTDDDVHRLVMMEKAVRRDAHKMKAFVRFRKVESPEGEHFVAWHRPEFRIVRLTAPFFARRFPSMCWTILTPSESVHWDLQQLNYGPGAAASEAPQGDELEDLWKTYYGSIFNPARIKLKMMTQEMPTRHWPTLPETDIIPDLLADAPRRVAEMIARQEGFATSAADFLPQTLTFDALRAAAAGCKGCDLHEHATQTVFGEGPVDSGLMLIGEQPGDQEDLVGRPFVGPAGKILDEALAKVGISRDRIYVTNSVKHFKYNLSGKRRLHSNPDVREVTACKPWVEAEIELVQPQVIVCLGATAARQIIGPEFRVTKHRAVPQKTRHCENTIGTWHPSAILRQPSQTRRNEMLLELASDLRLAAQLTGFGE
- a CDS encoding DNA-formamidopyrimidine glycosylase family protein; the protein is MPEGDTLRRLADMLAARFVGQEVVGNLFRHPRYSTSDFTGATLTSVDSRGKHLLMRFSNGYTVHVHLRMTGAVYPRFPREIRAHRRKFEIEMTDGWIVAVDIPILGIMRTKDERHAVGHLGPDICGHYDHDLAIQQLSSAGDVPISQAMLDQRVVAGFGNIYAVETPFITGINPNTFVSSLSNVEALLSIGVGLIRTNARRGPQNTTGRNIHLTNHWVLSSEIRRCKVCGSDLVKRSGRETAWTRRTSWCEQCQPLTNTEVDLTRAAKLLAGHPCRKIVDLKTGKLLVPVNEPVVAAALRTNEGGMKRSR